The following proteins are encoded in a genomic region of Magallana gigas chromosome 1, xbMagGiga1.1, whole genome shotgun sequence:
- the LOC105318033 gene encoding retrovirus-related Pol polyprotein from transposon 412: MDEMLDEEISFLEQSCERLRLEIEKQSTPVVRNRSMRDSGIATIPKEVVVRECLPDGIADDTVVSVNLRQTENSQAEGSYIDGVTLRKTAQRKPASAQNAHYESAQQYQVDAPVAVTDRLSNASNAHLQTASALQENRMHAQHHLPLQVHSQIPVPAQAQQQLATGELSTVTDSVGQRRNNDFALRSFNSRPPTQMPITTDRNATKCNIKPATFDGSHSWIDYKSHFDACAAINNWSDREKGLYLAVSLRGAAQGVLGNVSSETGQQYNLLVEALEERFAPPNQTELYRAQLKERRQRASETLTELGQAIRRLTCLAYPSVLMEVRETLGKEAFIDALVDSDMRLRIKQSRPQNLNEAIRLAVELDAYYKTEKRSHVHSVNFTKPTSENESQSKDLFEMMQTLQDKIESLEKRIEEKGKNQSVLEGHRFANTQRSGKVKCYKCSEEGHIRRNCPKLKRERDSSTRRSEQPKEGNARRIRGKQRRNNRKSSKGNVGASNLCEEAGIFIDSEVNGLKTKLLIDTGASLTLLSKRIYDKLPDKPVLEESRQVITSASGSRLCQYGKADFVIKIGRSRETVKLMVADISVDGILGLDFLRACKGDINFEQSSLKLNNEECRFSWEGTLGCYRVTADKDVCLPPRSEVVIQAKVPGENTFGSADYLVEAEPKFLESGRALVGRTLVKGHNIVPVCLMNITESVQQIHGGTLIAKMTAVEEQNASAGEAENSAKGLRSDLRELFDRCKLNLSPAQFSKVELFLHKNEDLFATSNYDLGRTHVVKHKINTELGTRPIKQAPRRIPLHLSQEVDKQVNEMVDKGVIETSISPWASPVVLVRKKDGTMRFCVDYRRLNEVTVKDAYPLPKIEEAFDHLSGHAMFSTLDLSSGYWQVGMEKGDKEKTAFVTRKGLYQFRVMPFGLCCAPATFERLMETVLAGLQWDKCLVYLDDIIVVGKSFEDMLENLGEVFKRLRQAGLKLKAKKCNLFAKKVSYLGHIISQDGIATDPEKVKAVADWPIPSNVSEIRSFLGLCSYYRRFIRDFASIAKPLHRLTEKGRKFQWTKETQEAFEVLRDRLVSAPILALPDVTKQFILDTDASGTAIGAVLSQKIDDKERVIAYASRTLSKAEKRYCVTRRELLAVVHFIKHFRHYLYGCHFLIRTDHGSLRWLLRFKDPEGQMARWLEVISTYDFEIEHRPGRKHGNADALSRIPCPQCGFEPETVQKVRTVYANLDSSEKDDLTLKEAQSESKDIQLVRSWVESGKRPCNSKITQQGFVVKSLWNQFDRLCIKEGLLMRKWILLPSGKETFQAIIPNEERRRVLNMCHDSHTSGHLGVTKTLAKIRQRYYWPGLQKDVHQYISGCEKCTMRKNPNPKQRAPMQIAGSGTPMERIATDILCELPETDRGNRHILVVSDYFTKWTEAFALQSMDAETVASTIMEQVIARFGVPSVLHSDQGRQYESKLFSEMCRLLGIRKTRTTPYHPKSDGMVERFNRTLLSMLSTYVQENQRDWDVYLPYLLMAYRSTAHETTNFSPNMLMLGREATTPLDLMYEMPSDIKDIPSNQWVWILRERLETAHKIVREHTEKEMLRQKKYHDAKVAWSMFEPGEKVYVYFPEMVNTKTTTRKEGHRCPMCNERIMEENSWEKHVIECGRKRRQKRFECTQCDYATNKKGDMLRHERTRHGGSSGTVQAESESDHEWESLDPGSLSDVVGESDILRTIPVTPEVTKRKPTRPLPVYVPRAKAIVSPDAVVPTAPSPFATPMITPRERAAKDLTITASASKPSTLRAVAVQAGILTVDASTQTLTSTGVNVGTQTEGTKRRRLGRVQKSYQVGGESVIEVHEDEEWF; the protein is encoded by the exons ATGGATGAAATGCTGGATGAGGAAATCTCTTTCCTTGAACAGAGTTGTGAGCGATTGCGCCTTGAAATAGAAAAGCAGTCGACACCAGTAGTGAGAAATAGATCGATGCGCGATTCTGGCATTGCTACTATACCCAAGGAAGTTGTAGTTCGGGAATGCTTACCTGATGGAATTGCGGATGATACAGTGGTGAGCGTGAATTTAAGGCAAACGGAAAACTCTCAGGCGGAGGGTAGTTACATTGATGGTGTTACTTTAAGAAAAACGGCACAACGAAAGCCTGCTTCTGCACAGAATGCACATTATGAAAGTGCGCAACAGTATCAAGTGGATGCGCCGGTAGCCGTGACTGATAGGCTATCAAACGCATCAAATGCGCATCTACAAACGGCGAGTGCGCTGCAAGAAAATCGTATGCATGCGCAACACCATTTACCACTGCAAGTGCATTCGCAGATACCAGTGCCAGCGCAAGCGCAACAACAATTAGCTACAGGTGAATTGAGTACAGTTACAGATTCTGTGGGCCAGAGACGAAATAACGACTTTGCGCTAAGGAGTTTTAACAGTCGTCCGCCTACGCAAATGCCAATCACCACCGACAGGAATGCAACAAAATGCAATATAAAACCTGCGACTTTTGACGGTAGTCATTCTTGGATTGATTACAAGTCTCATTTTGACGCTTGTGCGGCCATTAATAACTGGTCTGATAGAGAGAAAGGACTCTATTTAGCCGTATCATTACGAGGTGCAGCGCAAGGGGTGCTTGGGAATGTCTCGTCAGAGACGGGACAACAGTATAATCTGTTGGTTGAAGCACTGGAGGAGCGATTTGCGCCGCCGAATCAAACTGAGCTTTACCGTGCGCAATTGAAAGAGAGACGACAGAGAGCTTCGGAAACACTGACAGAACTAGGTCAAGCAATTAGGAGACTTACTTGTCTGGCTTATCCTTCAGTACTAATGGAGGTAAGAGAAACGCTTGGAAAAGAGGCATTTATAGATGCGCTGGTAGATTCCGACATGCGATTGCGCATAAAGCAAAGTAGAcctcaaaatttgaatgaagcAATACGCTTAGCAGTTGAGTTGGACGCATATTACAAGACTGAAAAGAGAAGCCACGTGCACAGTGTGAACTTCACAAAACCCACTAGTGAGAATGAATCGCAGTCCaaagatttatttgaaatgatGCAGACACTTCAGGATAAGATAGAATCGTTAGAGAAGCGCATTGAGGAGAAAGGTAAAAATCAAAGCGTTCTTGAAGGTCACAGATTTGCCAATACACAAAGAAGCGGGAAAGTGAAGTGTTACAAATGCTCAGAAGAAGGACACATCCGTAGAAATTGTCCCAAATTGAAGAGAGAGCGCGACAGTAGTACTCGACGCAGTGAGCAGCCTAAAGAGGGGAATGCGCGTCGAATTCGCGGTAAGCAGAGGCGAAACAATCGAAAGAGTTCTAAAGGAAATGTAGGGGCAAGCAACTTATGTGAAGAAGCGGGTATTTTTATAGATTCAGAAGTAAACGGCCTCAAAACAAAACTTCTCATTGATACTGGTGCATCCCTGACTTTGTTGTCTAAGAGAATATATGACAAACTACCAGACAAGCCCGTATTAGAGGAGAGTAGACAAGTTATAACGAGTGCCAGTGGCTCAAGACTTTGTCAGTATGGAAAAGCCGATTTCGTTATAAAGATAGGAAGGTCGAGGGAAACGGTGAAACTAATGGTAGCGGATATTAGTGTAGACGGGATACTGGGTCTTGATTTTCTTAGAGCATGCAAAGGAGATATAAACTTCGAACAAAGTTCTCTGAAATTGAATAATGAGGAGTGTCGCTTCTCATGGGAAGGTACATTAGGGTGCTATAGGGTAACGGCGGATAAGGATGTGTGCCTGCCACCGAGAAGTGAAGTTGTAATTCAGGCTAAGGTACCGGGAGAAAATACATTTGGTTCCGCAGACTATTTGGTAGAGGCTGAGCCAAAGTTTCTTGAGAGTGGACGCGCATTGGTTGGCCGAACTTTGGTAAAGGGACATAATATTGTGCCAGTTTGTCTCATGAATATCACTGAGAGCGTGCAGCAAATTCATGGTGGTACTTTGATTGCAAAAATGACTGCAGTGGAAGAACAAAATGCTTCCGCGGGTGAGGCTGAAAATAGTGCTAAGGGATTACGCAGTGATTTGCGGGAGTTGTTTGACAGGTGCAAACTTAATCTGTCTCCTGCGCAGTTTTCGAAGGTAGAACTATTCTTGCACAAAAACGAGGATTTGTTCGCAACATCGAACTATGATTTAGGGCGGACACATGTTGTGAAACACAAGATAAATACTGAACTAGGAACTCGTCCTATCAAACAGGCGCCTCGACGAATCCCTCTACATTTATCTCAAGAGGTTGATAAGCAAGTCAATGAAATGGTTGATAAAGGGGTAATCGAAACATCTATCAGCCCGTGGGCATCACCCGTTGTCCTAGTTCGTAAGAAAGATGGGACAATGCGCTTTTGCGTTGACTATCGTCGATTAAACGAAGTTACAGTGAAAGATGCATATCCACTTCCAAAGATAGAGGAAGCGTTTGACCATCTTTCAGGGCATGCTATGTTTTCTACACTAGATCTCAGCAGTGGGTACTGGCAGGTCGGCATGGAAAAAGGAGACAAGGAGAAGACTGCCTTTGTTACGCGCAAAGGGTTATATCAGTTTAGGGTTATGCCCTTCGGTTTGTGTTGTGCACCTGCCACTTTCGAACGTCTCATGGAGACAGTGCTTGCAGGCCTTCAATGGGACAAGTGCTTGGTATATCTGGACGATATAATTGTTGTCGGGAAATCGTTTGAAGACATGCTAGAAAATCTCGGAGAGGTGTTCAAGCGTTTGCGACAGGCAGGTCTCAAACTAAAGGCTAAAAAGTGCAACCTTTTTGCAAAGAAGGTTTCGTACCTTGGGCATATAATATCTCAGGATGGTATTGCTACTGATCCGGAAAAGGTAAAAGCAGTTGCTGATTGGCCGATACCAAGTAATGTCTCAGAAATTCGATCTTTCCTTGGTCTTTGCAGCTACTACAGGCGCTTCATACGAGACTTTGCTTCCATAGCCAAGCCCCTGCATCGACTCACTGAGAAGGGAAGGAAGTTTCAATGGACGAAAGAGACCCAAGAAGCTTTTGAGGTGTTGCGTGATCGATTGGTCAGTGCGCCAATTTTAGCATTACCTGATGTAACAAAGCAATTTATACTAGATACGGATGCCAGTGGAACGGCAATCGGTGCTGTGCTTTCGCAGAAAATTGATGATAAAGAACGTGTGATTGCATATGCAAGCCGAACCTTGTCTAAAGCTGAAAAGCGATATTGCGTTACCAGGAGAGAATTATTGGCGGTTGTTCACTTCATCAAGCATTTTCGACACTACCTTTATGGATGTCATTTTCTTATCAGGACAGACCACGGATCACTAAGATGGCTGTTACGATTTAAGGATCCGGAAGGTCAAATGGCGAGGTGGCTGGAAGTGATCAGTACGTACGACTTTGAGATTGAGCACCGCCCTGGTCGAAAGCATGGTAACGCAGATGCACTCAGTAGAATACCATGTCCCCAGTGTGGTTTCGAACCTGAAACAGTGCAAAAAGTTCGAACTGTGTACGCAAATCTAGACTCGAGCGAGAAAGATGACCTTACTTTGAAAGAGGCGCAAAGTGAAAGCAAGGACATTCAGTTGGTTCGTTCTTGGGTTGAAAGTGGGAAAAGACCTTGTAACTCGAAGATAACGCAGCAAGGGTTTGTGGTGAAATCACTCTGGAATCAATTTGATCGCCTGTGCATAAAAGAAGGGCTGTTAATGCGAAAATGGATACTGCTACCCTCAGGCAAGGAAACATTCCAGGCTATTATCCCCAATGAAGAGCGTCGGAGAGTCCTTAATATGTGCCATGACAGCCATACATCAGGACACTTAGGTGTTACGAAGACTCTGGCCAAAATAAGGCAAAGGTATTACTGGCCTGGGCTTCAGAAAGATGTCCATCAGTATATTTCCGGTTGTGAAAAATGCACCATGCGCAAGAATCCAAATCCAAAGCAAAGAGCTCCTATGCAAATTGCTGGTTCCGGTACTCCAATGGAGAGGATTGCAACTGATATATTGTGCGAATTGCCAGAGACGGACAGAGGAAATCGCCATATACTTGTAGTGTCCGATTATTTTACAAAGTGGACAGAGGCTTTCGCTTTACAAAGTATGGATGCTGAAACCGTAGCAAGCACAATCATGGAGCAAGTTATAGCCAGATTTGGCGTACCATCAGTTCTGCATTCTGATCAAGGGCGCCAATACGAGAGCAAGCTGTTTTCTGAAATGTGTCGGTTATTGGGTATTAGGAAAACACGTACCACCCCTTATCACCCGAAATCAGATGGTATGGTGGAACGATTTAACCGTACACTGCTCTCGATGCTCAGTACCTATGTTCAAGAAAACCAGCGTGACTGGGATGTGTATCTCCCTTATTTATTAATGGCTTACAGATCCACAGCGCACGAGACAACTAACTTCTCCCCAAACATGTTGATGTTGGGTAGAGAGGCGACTACTCCGTTAGACCTGATGTACGAGATGCCATCTGATATAAAAGACATTCCTTCTAATCAGTGGGTATGGATTTTGCGTGAACGCCTGGAAACCGCGCACAAAATTGTTAGAGAACATACAGAAAAAGAGATGCTACGCCAGAAGAAATATCATGATGCGAAAGTAGCATGGTCTATGTTTGAACCCGGTGAAAAGGTCTATGTGTATTTTCCG gaAATGGTAAACACTAAGACCACTACTAGAAAAGAGGGACACCGATGTCCTATGTGCAATGAGCGCATTATGGAAGAGAATTCCTGGGAAAAACATGTTATAGAGTGTGGAAGGAAGCGTCGCCAGAAAAGATTTGAGTGTACGCAGTGTGATTACGCCACCAACAAGAAGGGTGATATGCTGAGACACGAGAGAACACGGCACGGTGGTAGTTCTGGAACCGTACAAGCAGAAAGCGAGTCTGATCATGAGTGGGAATCATTGGATCCTGGGAGTCTCTCTGACGTGGTAGGTGAATCTGACATCCTGCGCACAATCCCTGTTACCCCAGAAGTGACGAAGAGGAAACCCACGAGACCACTTCCAGTTTATGTTCCTAGAGCAAAGGCCATAGTGAGTCCTGATGCCGTTGTTCCAACTGCTCCAAGTCCTTTTGCGACTCCGATGATAACTCCACGTGAGCGAGCAGCTAAAGACCTCACCATTACTGCTTCTGCATCCAAACCAAGCACCTTAAGGGCCGTTGCTGTTCAAGCTGGTATACTTACCGTGGACGCATCTACCCAGACCTTGACTTCAACGGGAGTAAATGTTGGCACGCAGACAGAAGGAACTAAGAGGAGGCGCTTAGGTCGAGTTCAGAAATCGTATCAAGTTGGTGGAGAATCGGTGATAGAAGTCCATGAAGATGAAGAGTGGTTTTAA
- the LOC105323929 gene encoding meiosis-specific nuclear structural protein 1, whose amino-acid sequence MRRQEDYREDTIRRLHEEKRLEANMSNEEKISEKRFIRRTMMEQKEREMEEAILKAQRDRLIREEQMLQEERLAAELEKRKLDSIRDEKMRQQIREISLELRELEAKLRSAYMNKERTAQIAEKEAIKFDVMKRDSEIAREMKIEHERAEEAARQREVEKYREQIRYQQELERQLEEREEQKQQAYEEFLKEKLMIDEIVRKIYEEDQRERELTMAKKKATQKYISEFKEAREEWKVLERERMEEENRKILQFSRLQEQRENARMESKKQKEEAMARVQNALAEDIAAKDAARKEMERIRMELYLEEQEEKERQKERDDMERRIRQRLELQSTHAQQMHFKNLRRKAEEDEEEEFRQQMMAKFAEDDRIEQMNANKRRMKQLEHKRAVEKLIDDRKSQFAADCERELEERREEERMEAFRKQIIEEERQKLLREHAMRLLGYLPKGVIRDSGDLNMLGSEFKDAYSKRQIDPFNEEAWDQRR is encoded by the exons ATGAGGAGGCAGGAAGATTATCGGGAGGACACAATTCGTCGGCTGCACGAGGAGAAAAGATTAGAAGCCAATATGagtaatgaagaaaaaatatcagaGAAACGATTTATAAGGCGTACAATGATGGaacaaaaagaaagagaaatggAAGAAGCAATATTAAAG GCACAGAGGGACCGTTTGATCCGAGAGGAACAGATGCTACAAGAGGAGAGACTGGCTGCAGAGCTAGAGAAGAGGAAACTAGATTCCATCAGGGACGAGAAGATGAGACAGCAAATCAGGGAAATCAG TTTAGAGTTGAGAGAATTAGAAGCTAAGCTACGATCTGCGTACATGAACAAAGAAAGGACTGCCCAGATAGCAGAGAAAGAGGCCATCAAATTTGATGTCATG aaacgtGACTCTGAGATAGCTCGCGAGATGAAGATTGAGCACGAGCGAGCAGAGGAGGCAGCTCGGCAGCGCGAGGTGGAGAAATACCGGGAACAGATCCGGTACCAACAGGAGCTGGAGAGACAGCTGGAGGAGCGCGAGGAGCAGAAACAGCAGGCCTACGAGGAGTTCCTGAAGGAGAAGCTGATGATCGACGAGATCGTCCGCAAGATCTACGAGGAGGACCAGAG AGAGAGGGAGCTGACGATGGCCAAGAAGAAGGCGACCCAGAAGTACATCTCGGAGTTCAAGGAGGCGCGCGAGGAATGGAAGGTCCTGGAACGCGAGAGGATGGAGGAGGAGAACCGCAAAATCCTACAGTTCTCCCGGCTCCAGGAACAGCGGGAAAACGCGCGCATGGAGAGCAAGAAACAAAAGGAGGAGGCCATGGCCCGCGTACAGAACGCT CTGGCAGAAGATATCGCGGCTAAGGACGCCGCCCGAAAGGAGATGGAGAGAATCCGCATGGAGCTGTATCTGGAGGAGCAAGAGGAGAAAGAAAGACAGAAAGAAAGG GATGACATGGAGAGGAGGATCAGACAGAGGCTGGAGCTACAGAGTACACACGCCCAACAGATGCACTTCAAGAATCTCCGACGGAAGGCCGAGGAAGACGAGGAGGAGGAGTTCAGGCAACAG ATGATGGCCAAATTTGCGGAGGATGACCGCATCGAGCAGATGAATGCCAACAAGCGCCGCATGAAGCAGCTTGAGCACAAGCGAGCAGTGGAGAAGCTCATTGATGACAGGAAGTCTCAGTTCGCCGCAGACTGCGAGCGGGAGCTTGAGGAGCGCCGTGAGGAGGAGAGGATGGAGGCATTCAGGAAACAGATCATTGAGGAGGAGAGACAGAAACTGCTCAGGGAGCACGCCATGAGGCTGCTGGGATATCTACCCAAG GGAGTGATCCGTGACTCGGGCGACCTGAACATGCTGGGGTCAGAGTTCAAGGACGCATACAGTAAGCGTCAGATTGATCCGTTCAACGAGGAGGCGTGGGACCAGCGTCGGTAG